GCTGACTTGCATTCCAATGGAACCTCTGGGGGACAATGAAACTCCCACGTTGCCAATAGACCCTCTTGGCGAAACTTCATGGTCCACAAAAGACCCTCTTGGTGATTTGCTCCCTTGCTCTCCAATGGAAACTCTCGGTGAGCTCGAAATCTGTCCTCTTGTGTAATCCTCTGGCGAAAGGCTCTCCTGTTCCCCAATGGACCCCCTTGGCGACCAGTAGGTTTCTTGGTCCATGACAGAATCGGGTGACTTATCCATCCCTTCGCCAAATGAACCTCTTTGTGATCTAGAAGCCTCTTGGTCCACGAAAGAACTTCTCGGTGACTTGCTGACCTGCTCACCGATGGAACCTCTTGGTGACCTTGAAACCTCTTGGTCGGCAAAAGAGCCTCTTGGTGACTTGCTGACCTGCTCACCAATGGAACCTCTTGGTGACCTTGAAACCTCTTGGTCGGCAAAAGAGCCTCTTGGTGACTTGCTGACCTGCTCACCAATGGAACCTCTTGGTGACCTTGAAACCTCTTGATCAGCAAAAGAACCTCTTGGTGACTTGCTGAACTGCTCACCGATGGAACCTCTTGGTGACCTTGAAACCTCTTGGTCGGCAAAAGAGCCTCTTGGTGACTTGCTGACCTGCTCACCGATGGAACCTCTTGGTGACCTTGAAACCTCTAGGTCAGCAAAGGAACCTCTTGGTGACTTACTGACCTGCTCACCGATGGAACCTCTTGGTGACCTTGAAACCTCTTGGTCAGCAAACGAACCTCTTGGTGATTTACTGACTTGAGCCCCAATAGAGCCCCTTGGTGACCTTGACACTTCTTGGTCCACAGCAGAACCTCTTGATAGTTTGCGGACATCTAGGTTTGATACTGAACCTCTTGGAGATCTACTGACCTCTTCTTCCTGGGCCTTGGTGCTTTGATCTGCGGGAGTCGCGTCGTCTGTTCCTGCTGAACTGAACCTCCTAACCAGCAAATTGAACATTCCTTGCCCGATGGAGAGTCGAGGCCCCCTGTCAGTGGGCGGCTTTATCCAGTCACGGGCGGGCTCTCTTTGCTCACCCTCGGCGTCCGACCCAACGCTCGACCTGCTACGAGGCCTCTCATTGTCCTCGTCGAGTACTTGCTGGTACGTGACGAGTTGGGGCATCGCTTGGGTGTCGGGGAGGATGTCGCTGAGGGACTTCCTATACTCGAGGCTCCGCGAGTGTTCTTCGAGGTTGAACTCGGCGTCGAGCTCCGATTCGTTTTCGCTCTCGGAGGGGGTCGTGGGGTTGTCTGGCTGCGGTTCCTGGATGTCGATGATCGGGATGGGGGACCTCAGCATGCTGCTGCGAGACACGGGGCGGGAATGGTCGCCGTCGAGGCGCTCTTCCAGTTCGCGCTCAGCCCGTTCGGCTTCTAAGATTTCGTCCCTGATCGATCGTCGACGCTCGCCGTCGGGAGCGAAGGAATCAAGGCGCTCTTCGTCCTGCGAGACATCTCTGTTGTATGATGCTCGGCGTTCCTTGACATCCCTGAAGGAACCACTTGAGGAACTGAGTCGCCTCGTATCCACCATTATGTCATCCCTGAATGAGCCACGTCGTTCTGCTTCCTGTGGGACGTCCCTGAATGAGCCACGCCGTTCTGCTTCCTGCGGGGCGTCCCTAAATGAGCCACGCCGTTCTGTTTCCTGTGGGGCGTCCCTGAATGAGCCACGCCGTTCTGTTTCCTGTGGGGCGCCCCTGAATGAGCCACGCCGTTCTGTTTCCTGTGGGGCGTCCCTGAATGAGCCACGCCGTTCTGTTTCCTGTGGGGCGTCCCTGAATGAGCCACGCCGTTCTGTTTCCTGTGGGGCGTCCCTGAATGAGCCACGTCGTTCTGTTTCCTGTGGGGCGTCCCTGAATGAGCCACGCCGTTCTGTTTCCTGTGGGGCGTCCCTGAATGAGCCACGCCGTTCTGTTTCCTGTGGGGCGTCCCTAAATGAGCCACGCCGTTCTGTTTCCTGTGGGGCGTCCCTGAATGAGCCACGTCGTTCTGTTTCCTGTGGGGCGTCCTTGAATGAACCACGTCGCTCTCCTTGCTGTGAACCACGGCGCCCTGCACCCTGCAACGGTACGTCCAAAGATGAACTAGGGCGTCTTCCATCTGTTGTGAAGTCTTCCCTATATGAACCTCGACGCTCTGCATCCTGTGGGATATCCCTTGAAGAACTGCGGCGTCTCTTGTCCACCGATACGTCATCCCTGATCGACCCACGGCGCTCTGCTTCTAGTGAGACTTCCCTAGATGAACTGCGGCGTCTCTTGTCTGTTGCTGCGTCATTTCTAAATGAACCACGGCGCTCTGCTTCCTGTGGGACATCCCGAAACGAACCACGGCGTTCTACGTCCTGCGAGGCGCTTTTGTTATAAGAAGCTCGGCGCTCGTTGGCATCCCTAAAAGAGCCACGGCGTTCAGTGTCAGGAACTTCATCTCTGATGGACGCACGACGTTCTGACTCCTGCGGGACGTCCCTAAACGAACTGCGACGGCTCTTCTCCACCGTTAACTCGTCCCTGATGGATGGACGACGCTCTGTGTCCTGGAGGACGTCCCTAGAGGAGCCACGACGCCCATTAGTCACTGCTGTCTCCTCCCTGTATGATCCGCGACGGTCCATTTCCATTAGTCAATCGCCAGTAAAAGCAAAGACACGCAATAGAGGTGATCACTGGCGAGCTTCCATAGTTGGTCAGGGTCTTGCGCCCTTGGGTGAGGGGTTCTTCTGAAACACAGAAAGAAGAATCGCTGCCTCAACATCTTGCAGATCAATGCGTCTAAGTGTGTAGAAGAGTGTGTATAGAGAGCCTTGAAGGGCAGAGCTTGTGACATATAGGTGACATATGTGATCCCTGGGGAGGTATTCATCTGATACACACAATCTTTCATTTATCTCTGTTTCAAAGCATGTTTGTAATTTTGGTGTTTAATGTAGTATCTTTTCCGCCATCATTCACTCTTTCTGATATTCTCATCACTTCCATattttctgtaaatatatatcctGTAATCATGTCTTTTACCAGACACTCGAGTCAACAGGCAGATACACTATGTGGAAAGGGGAAAATGTCATAGATATGGAGTCTTCagtgaaaatgaaaagtaaatattcTGATTGCGTGTATACGATTTTTCATATACATcggaaaaacacaaagaaacactgTACTAAACAACAAATCAAAATATATGCAATCATTTTTGCATTTGTTCCTCAAAATACGGACCCACATATACAAAGAAAAGGTTACAAAAGTTGCGAACAGAACCAAGGGAACAAAAGCAGACACCAAAAGCAAACACGTAAAAGTAGTTTACCTGTTCTCTTCTTCAAGGAATCGCCACGTCTTTCTGAAGAGTTTTAGGTCGAGGAATCCGGTATTCGTTAAGATTATCAGACGTCCTTTCCAAGTCCCGGTTCTGTGACGAAGACTCCTCTCAGGGCAGTGGATCCGCAACTGacgtcctcctcacccacctgccTACCTCTTAGCATTCGTCTTTGCATTCGCGTTCATGCTTCTGAAACCCTTAGGGAGCTTTAACATCCCTTCCTGTACcgccctttccactctccctcctccaccccctcccttccttccctcttcctcctccaccccccactcttcttccccttccccttctccacccacatccccttccttccctatcccttctccaccgcctccctgccttccttatcccttctcaacacccctcttcccttccctcccctcccttccctcctccttcccctctcccctccctccctctcttaccctctcccctcagcctAACCTCCTCGGAATCGAAGTCATTTACATCCTAATCGTCTTGAAGGATCCGGGTGACACGGCAAATCCGATATGCAAATTATTCGTCCTCACTGTTGCTGGTCATCCGCTGGGTGAGTCATCGAGGTATTAAAGAACCGCATATTTTCGTAACTAatttgggggagaggagaggtgagaggggggagtgaggagagagggcgagagaggagagaggggagtgaggaggaagggcgagagaggagagagagggtcagagggaagaaatgaaagaggggaaagaggggaatagaaggaagggagaaagcgagtacggatagaagggaaaaagggaagaggagaatgaggggacaggaaggagaagagagaggaatataggaAGACACGGAGACGAAAgcgaggagagaaggcgagaggggacaaaaggaagaaaggaagtgagggggcgaggaaagagaCTGAAATCGGGATAGAagtgaggagaaaaaaggggaaagagaagagaagagaggggaaagggtcagagagggagagaaggaagaggaaaatagttGCTGATTACACATATTTGCTCTTGCACTTCCCGCGTCGAGTTCCGCATCAAATGACCGGATTTAATGAGACGCTTAGAGGCACTTAGCTGGACTGCCTGAGGATTGCGACAGGAATACTTACTTCGATTTTGCTCGCTTCGGAGAGAGGGCAACAAGGacagaaatatacataatatatatatatatatatatatatatatatatatatatatatatatatatatatatatatgtgtgtgtgtgtgtgtgtgtgtgtgtgtgtgtgtgtgtgtgtgtgtgtgtgtgtgtgtgtgcgtatgtatgtatgtatgtatgtatgtatgtatgtatgtatgtatatacacatatatatatatatatatatatatatatatatatatatatatatatatatatgtatatatatatatatatatgcatatatatatatatatatatatatatatatatgcatatatatataaatatatatatatatatatatgtatatatatatatatatgtatatatatatatatttatatatctacatatatatatatatatatatatatatatatgtagatatataaatataaatatacatatatatatatatatatatatatatatatatatatatatatatatatatatatatatatatatatatatgcatatacacacacacacacacacacacacacacacacatatatatatatatatatatatatatatatatatatatatatatatatatatatatatatatatatgtatatgtatgtatgtatatatgtgtatatatatatatatatatatatatatatatatatatatatatatatatatatatatagagatatatatatacatatatatatacacatatatatatgtatatatatatatatacatatacatatatacatacatatgtgtgtgtgtgtgtgtgtgtgtgtgtgtgtgtgtgtgtgtgtgtgtgtgtgtgtgtgtgtgtgtgtgtgtgtgtgtgtgtgtgtgtgtgtgtttgtgtgtacattcttatatatatatatatatatatatatatatatatatatatatatatatatatatacatatatatacatatatatatatatatatatatatatatatatatatacatatgtatgtatacatatatatatatatacatatatacatatatatgtatatatacatatatatgtatgtatatatatattatatatatgtatacatgtatatgtatatatgttattcatataaacatatacatatacatataaatatgtatatatacatatatatgtatgtatgttattcatataaacatatacatatacacataaatatgtatatatacata
The DNA window shown above is from Penaeus vannamei isolate JL-2024 chromosome 29, ASM4276789v1, whole genome shotgun sequence and carries:
- the LOC113828724 gene encoding serine/arginine repetitive matrix protein 2 isoform X1, giving the protein MEMDRRGSYREETAVTNGRRGSSRDVLQDTERRPSIRDELTVEKSRRSSFRDVPQESERRASIRDEVPDTERRGSFRDANERRASYNKSASQDVERRGSFRDVPQEAERRGSFRNDAATDKRRRSSSREVSLEAERRGSIRDDVSVDKRRRSSSRDIPQDAERRGSYREDFTTDGRRPSSSLDVPLQGAGRRGSQQGERRGSFKDAPQETERRGSFRDAPQETERRGSFRDAPQETERRGSFRDAPQETERRGSFRDAPQETERRGSFRDAPQETERRGSFRDAPQETERRGSFRDAPQETERRGSFRGAPQETERRGSFRDAPQETERRGSFRDAPQEAERRGSFRDVPQEAERRGSFRDDIMVDTRRLSSSSGSFRDVKERRASYNRDVSQDEERLDSFAPDGERRRSIRDEILEAERAERELEERLDGDHSRPVSRSSMLRSPIPIIDIQEPQPDNPTTPSESENESELDAEFNLEEHSRSLEYRKSLSDILPDTQAMPQLVTYQQVLDEDNERPRSRSSVGSDAEGEQREPARDWIKPPTDRGPRLSIGQGMFNLLVRRFSSAGTDDATPADQSTKAQEEEVSRSPRGSVSNLDVRKLSRGSAVDQEVSRSPRGSIGAQVSKSPRGSFADQEVSRSPRGSIGEQVSKSPRGSFADLEVSRSPRGSIGEQVSKSPRGSFADQEVSRSPRGSIGEQFSKSPRGSFADQEVSRSPRGSIGEQVSKSPRGSFADQEVSRSPRGSIGEQVSKSPRGSFADQEVSRSPRGSIGEQVSKSPRSSFVDQEASRSQRGSFGEGMDKSPDSVMDQETYWSPRGSIGEQESLSPEDYTRGQISSSPRVSIGEQGSKSPRGSFVDHEVSPRGSIGNVGVSLSPRGSIGMQVSKSPRGSFVDNEVSRSPRGSIGEHISKSPRGSFVDNGVSRSPRGSIGEQVSKSPRGSFVEQEVSRSPRGSIPTLSQKSPRGSFAEQEASRSPRGSTAGEVASRKSSTFRDSHENLETDLPEEDRYQDHVSHDQRDSISHEDPGFSLTASLTSFIRRLSGGTIVTDIISNTDNSLQEIDTSHTNGKVHHETPSKENLPLETMTANIDTLEVQPTRDTEPPKKAVQDITTVTFCGCGFLGVYLVGAATYLQDNVPSLLRGHLAGSSVGSLIATCVACDVPLQILRENLLSTARMSRKYILGSFNPFFSLEDSLLQCTLRALPEDAHIRASGRVFLSLTRVSTLANEIVSEFNSRDELIQALICCCFLPGLSGYSVPSFRGRRYIDGGLTNNTPMKGEETLAINAFSGDFDIMPDEGGDLLGQLLPRVFGVSMTRTNLRKVFSALLPPTPEELDKFYYFGYADAQKFAPVAGGGRRKSFLNNFFG
- the LOC113828724 gene encoding serine/arginine repetitive matrix protein 2 isoform X2; the encoded protein is MEMDRRGSYREETAVTNGRRGSSRDVLQDTERRPSIRDELTVEKSRRSSFRDVPQESERRASIRDEVPDTERRGSFRDANERRASYNKSASQDVERRGSFRDVPQEAERRGSFRNDAATDKRRRSSSREVSLEAERRGSIRDDVSVDKRRRSSSRDIPQDAERRGSYREDFTTDGRRPSSSLDVPLQGAGRRGSQQGERRGSFKDAPQETERRGSFRDAPQETERRGSFRDAPQETERRGSFRDAPQETERRGSFRDAPQETERRGSFRDAPQETERRGSFRDAPQETERRGSFRDAPQETERRGSFRGAPQETERRGSFRDAPQETERRGSFRDAPQEAERRGSFRDVPQEAERRGSFRDDIMVDTRRLSSSSGSFRDVKERRASYNRDVSQDEERLDSFAPDGERRRSIRDEILEAERAERELEERLDGDHSRPVSRSSMLRSPIPIIDIQEPQPDNPTTPSESENESELDAEFNLEEHSRSLEYRKSLSDILPDTQAMPQLVTYQQVLDEDNERPRSRSSVGSDAEGEQREPARDWIKPPTDRGPRLSIGQGMFNLLVRRFSSAGTDDATPADQSTKAQEEEVSRSPRGSVSNLDVRKLSRGSAVDQEVSRSPRGSIGAQVSKSPRGSFADQEVSRSPRGSIGEQVSKSPRGSFADLEVSRSPRGSIGEQVSKSPRGSFADQEVSRSPRGSIGEQFSKSPRGSFADQEVSRSPRGSIGEQVSKSPRGSFADQEVSRSPRGSIGEQVSKSPRGSFADQEVSRSPRGSIGEQVSKSPRSSFVDQEASRSQRGSFGEGMDKSPDSVMDQETYWSPRGSIGEQESLSPEDYTRGQISSSPRVSIGEQGSKSPRGSFVDHEVSPRGSIGNVGVSLSPRGSIGMQVSKSPRGSFVDNGVSRSPRGSIGEQVSKSPRGSFVEQEVSRSPRGSIPTLSQKSPRGSFAEQEASRSPRGSTAGEVASRKSSTFRDSHENLETDLPEEDRYQDHVSHDQRDSISHEDPGFSLTASLTSFIRRLSGGTIVTDIISNTDNSLQEIDTSHTNGKVHHETPSKENLPLETMTANIDTLEVQPTRDTEPPKKAVQDITTVTFCGCGFLGVYLVGAATYLQDNVPSLLRGHLAGSSVGSLIATCVACDVPLQILRENLLSTARMSRKYILGSFNPFFSLEDSLLQCTLRALPEDAHIRASGRVFLSLTRVSTLANEIVSEFNSRDELIQALICCCFLPGLSGYSVPSFRGRRYIDGGLTNNTPMKGEETLAINAFSGDFDIMPDEGGDLLGQLLPRVFGVSMTRTNLRKVFSALLPPTPEELDKFYYFGYADAQKFAPVAGGGRRKSFLNNFFG